In bacterium, the genomic window CCACCTCGACTGCTTCGATAGCGTCGAAAATTTCCGGGGTGAAAAGAAATCCAGAGACAATTGCTAAATCAGAAGGGACTTTGTCTTGCCCAGGTTTTTCGATGACCCTGTCTACTTTAACCACTCCATCAGCAATTTCTTTGCCTGCGGCAAAACCGTATTTTTTTGTGTCCTCTGGTTTGCTAGTTTTGTAACCTGAAAGTATCGATGAACCATACTTTTCGTAAGCTGCAACCAGCTGTTGGGAACGAGTTGGGTTTGACTTGATAAAATCATCCCCCCAAAGGACGAGAAAAGGTTCGTTGCCAACAATGTGGCGAGCATTGAGTATTGGAGTAGCGTTGCCGAGGTGGCCCTTTTGACGGATGTAGATAAAGTTGGCGAGGTTGGCGATTTCGCGAATCTCAGCTAGTTCTTTTTCTTTACCCGAAGCTTCCAATCTTTTTTCAAGTTCGAAGGGGTAGTCAAAGTGATCCTCAATACTTTTTTTGTGCCAACCAGTGACGATGATCACATCCTCAATACCAGCTGAAACTGCGTCCTCAACCACGTATTGGATGATTGGCTTGTCGATCAGGGGGAGCATTTCCTTCGGCATCGCCTTGGTAGCGGGGAGAAAACGGGTTCCGAAACCGGCTGCCGGAATAATACACTTACGAATCTTTTTCATTGTTTTGAACCTAAGTGAATTAATGGTATCATAGGTATGAGAAGAGAGGCAAATTAATCTCCAGAGAAAGGTGGTGAATAAAAATTTATGTTAAAGAAAAATCCCAACCAACGTGTTGGTGTTTTCGTTGATGTCCAAAATATGTACTACTCGGCCAAAAACCTTTATGAAGGTCAGCGGGTCAATTTCAGCCAGATTTTGGAAAAGGCCACCGCTGGTCGACAAATGATTCGTGCTTTTGCTTACGTCATTAAAGCTTCAATGCCTGAGGAGCAGACCTTTTTTGATGCTCTCGAAAAGGCCGGTTTTGAAGTCAAAAGTAAAGATGTTCAAATTTTCCCGGGTGGGGTAAAAAAAGGTGATTGGGACGTCGGAATTGCGATCGATATGATTCGCCTCGCCCCAAGACTAGATGTTCTAGTTTTGGTCTCTGGTGATGGGGACTACATTAACCTAGTCGAATATCTCCAAAACCAAGGCTACCGAGTCGAGTCGATGAGTTTTGGCAAATCTACTTCTGGGAAACTGATCGAGCAAATCGATGAGTTCACGGATATGGATGAAAATTATCAACAGTATCTTTTCCCGATGAAAAGCTCAAAAGTCAGACGCAGTTTCCGACCCAAGTCTGATCCTGGCTCAACTCCGATCTTGCCCGAACTTTAGGTCTCTAAAAACGAGAAAGCCACCCTAGGTCAAGTCAACCTGTGAAAGGTCTTCCTGATCTGGGTGGCCCTCTCTCCAATCAGATGTAATTCGGTTTTGTCGACATTACAGGCCGGTCTTTCCCAAGTTAGGTCTGATCAGCCTTGTCGGCGCCGGGACGGTCGCTTAGAGCTTCTTCAGGGTGAGGTCACTTCGCATGAAGTTGTCCTTTCCATGCGCTACTCGCTCTACCTGAGCGGATCCGGCAGTGGAGAAACACTCCACTTACTAGTCACTCTCGTTTCCAAGCCAACGTCTCGAAGTTAAAGCGTCCTTTGATCGGTTACGATGAGCCGGCGGCCCTCGACACCGTAGCGGACGCAGACTCACCCGGTGTTCTCGCCCTTCGCGAGGCGCGACGACGACGCGCAGATTTCGTCAAACAACGTCACCAGAGCGAGGGCCGGGCCGTTCTTGTTGTGGAACATCTTCACTTCCTTTCTGTTCCACTCGTGTCGGCACACCGTGTGTCGATCACACCTTTCTTCCCAGAAAAGTGCCGCGATTATAGCGCAGTCGATCTAGGTCTTGGTTAGACCTCCATGACGTTTGTCATGGGCCGACACCTGTTTCGCTCGTCAGTACACTACGTAGGAGCGGACCAGGATAAATGAAGCCCAGGTTTTAGTCGACATGCCTCGGCTCTACGAAAGGGTTGGTAGTGGGGTTCGTCACGTGTCCGGTTTGAGCATATGCTCAGAGTCCTTTCTACTGGAGACGTTGCCACGACCCTACTACGCTGCCTAATGGTGCTGTTCTTTATCGTCGTATGACGCCGACTTGAGGTGAACATCCTCACAATTTTCCCAGAAGCCATAGCACATGGTCTTATACGGGTAAGAGTCGGTTGAACACAGCACGCTCGAACAGCGGAGTATTCTCTCTTTAATCGCCGTTATTATAGTTAAGACTTGCTTGCTTGTCAAGTTTCTCCCCACTGGTACAATCAAACTATGAAAATTTTGGGGATTGAAACTTCTTGTGATGAAACTGCTCTGGCAGTGGTTGAAGACGGACAAAGAATTTTAAGTAATGTCATTTCTTCTTCTTTACCCTTGCACACCGAGACTGGGGGAATCATTCCCGAGAGAGCTGCACGCGAACAAACAAAAGCGATCATCCCTACCTTGCAAGCAGCTTTGGACGAAGCGAGTCTAAAACTTGAACAGCTCGATGCGGTCGCGGTCACAGCCGGTCCCGGCCTGATTGGCTCTTTATTAGTTGGGGTGGAAACTGCCAAAACTCTTGCTTATTTATCCAGTCTACCTCTAGTTCCCATTAACCACTTGATCGGACACGTCTACGCCAACTGGCTCGAAAGAGAGGTTGAACCAACTTTTCCCAATCTGGCTTTAATAGTTTCTGGGGGACACACCGAAATTTTTTTGATGTACGGACACGGAAAATTTGAACGCCTCGGGGGAACCCGTGATGACGCCGCTGGTGAGGCTTTTGACAAAGGGGCCCGCCTACTTGGTCTTCCGTATCCGGGCGGACCTTCAATTCAGAAAAAGGCGGACTTAACCAAAACAGCTCTTTATAAACTCCCCCGACCAATGCTTGGTAGCCTTGATTTTGATTTTTCTTTTTCTGGGCTAAAAACTGCTTTAGCAACTTTGATCGAAAAAGAAAACATCCGCGCTAAAGATATTCCCGCCCTTGCAGCCAGTTTCCAAGAAGCGATTGTTGATACCTTGGTAACCAAAACCTTGAAAGCTACCGAAAAGTACAGGGTAAAAACAATTCTTCTTTCTGGTGGAGTTGCGGCCAACCAAAGGTTGCGGAACAAGTTCCAAGAAAGTTTCGATGGGGAAATAATTGTTTCTCGACCTGACTTGTCCGTCGACAACGGGGCGATGATTGCCGCCGCCGCTTTTTACAATTTTAAGAAAACGGGTTGGGACACAGTACAAACCGATCCTGGCTTACTGCTTTAACTTTCCTTCAACCTGCTCCTTGAGCAGTTCATAGTTTTGGCCACTTGAATCAAAAACTAGGGCTTGTTCTTCTGGCAAAGGCATTTGAGTCGAGGAAACTTCATACTGAAAAAGGTCTTTATCGAGAATAAAGCCTTTCTTCTCCCCTCTGGAAACTGCAAAGTTGGCTTTGCTGACTCTCTCAAAAGCGAGCTCTTCCTCAACTTGAAGGTTGATGAGAAGGAATTTACCACCCGAGCCGGCGACCAAATCCCGAATCACCTCTCTGTCGGTTCTATTTTTAACATTCGAGTCATAAACACAACTGTAACCTTGCTGAACAAGTTTCTCAATTGTTTTGCTTGCCAGCTCGAGAGACTCTTTTTGGGAATGCTCAAGCAGAGTCGATTTAGTGGTAAAAAGAAAGTGGGCCATTTGCTCATCGCTAATTAAAGCTAAGGGGAAGTCCTCACTCAACTTTGTTGCTAAGGTGCTTTTTCCTGAGCCCGGAATTCCGACAAAAAGGATTGCGACCGAAGGAGAAATTTTCTTATCTGGCAGTTTTAAAAGCCGAATGTTGTCAGCGGCTAGTTTGTCGATATTTCCCAAAACGCTCATTCAGTTAAATTGTACCACTTCAGCAGCACTCGCTAACAAAGGTCTTCTAGCTTGAGCTTGAACAAAGCTCACGCTATAATAAGCCGAATGGAAAAGGTTTACGAACACCAAGAAGTGGAAAAGCGTTGGTACGACTTCTGGGAAAAGAAAGGTTACTTTCAACCCAGAGAAAGCAAAAAACACTTTTCAATAATCTTGCCCCCACCCAATGCCAACGGCAGACTGCACATTGGGCATGCCATGTATGTCATTGAAGATATTATGGTTCGTTACCACCGTCTGCTCGGCGACTCAACTCTTTGGCTGCCCGGAGCTGATCACGCCGGGATTCTGACTCAAGTGGTTTACGAGCGCGAACTAGAAAAGAGCGGTAAAACGCGCCAGGATTTGGGTCGAGAGGAATTCTTCAAACAAACTTACGCTTTTTCTCAGGAAAACAAAAAGCAGATGTATGAACAACTGCGGGCCATGGGTTTCTCTCTGGACTGGTCACGTGAAAAATTCACCTTGGATCCTGAAATAACCAAAGTTGTCTACCAAACTTTCAAAGCTCTCTACGATGACGGCCTGATTTACCGCGGGACGCGGATGATCAACTGGTGTCCGCGCTGTGCCACGGTTCTTTCGGATCTCGAAGTGGTTCACCAAGAAAAAGAAAGTAACCTTTGGTTTATCCGCTATCCAATTAAGAATTCCAAAGAATTTGTCACTGTTGCTACCACTCGACCCGAAACGATGCTCGGCGACACTGCGGTGGCGGTACATCCGCAGGACAAGCGCTATAAAGATTTAGTCGGGAAAACGGCCATTTTACCACTCATGAACCGAGAAATCCTGATCATCGCTGATTCCTATGTCAACTCAGAGTTTGGGACCGGTGCTGTCAAGATCACCCCAGCGCACGACCCCAATGACTACGAAATTGGCCAAAAACACAACTTAAGTCAGATCCAAGTCGTTGGCTTGGATGACAAAATGACTGATTTATCGGGTAGTTATACTGGTCTTGATAAATATGCAGCCCGCAAACAAGTCGTTGCTGATTTGGAAAAACTCAGTTTAATTGAAAAAACCGATCGCCTAAAAAACAACGTCGGGGTTTGTGAGCGCTGTGCTACCGTGGTGGAACCACAAGTTTCGCTGCAATGGTTTGTCGCCGTCAACAAAACCGGTAAAAGCGGGAAGAATCTGGCCAAGGACGCTCTAGCAGCTGTTAAATCTAAAAAAATTAAGATCATTCCAGCTCGTTTTGAAAAAATTTATTACAACTGGATGGAAAACATTCATGATTGGTGTATTAGCCGGCAACTGTGGTGGGGCCACCAAATTCCGGTTTGGTATTGTGGTGAGCCGAATCAAAAAAGAATGGGCTTTGCCGAAAGCATTGTTTCTCAGGTTTTAGAAAGTAAAACCAAAACTTACCGTCTACGTGATCACAGTTTTCAAGTCGGTGACAAGGTAGTTTTCGAAAATAGTGGTACGAAGAGAGTCTTTGGTCACGGAAGGATTAACGAAGTAACAAGAACAACAGTCGGTGAGCTGCCTTTAGCCGACAAAGCTCATGGCGCCGTTTACCAGAACGTCGACGAGCTTATCGCCGCTTTCAAAAAACACAACCCAGACAAAGAAGTAACTTCCGAAACAGCCGCCTTTATTTATGGTTATGAATTCATCCCAGCAGAAAAACTGGCCAAAATTTGTGGTGAATTAATTGTTTCGTCTGAAAAACCAAAGCAATGTCCTGTTTGTGGCAACGAAAAGTTGACCCAG contains:
- a CDS encoding UTP--glucose-1-phosphate uridylyltransferase; this encodes MKKIRKCIIPAAGFGTRFLPATKAMPKEMLPLIDKPIIQYVVEDAVSAGIEDVIIVTGWHKKSIEDHFDYPFELEKRLEASGKEKELAEIREIANLANFIYIRQKGHLGNATPILNARHIVGNEPFLVLWGDDFIKSNPTRSQQLVAAYEKYGSSILSGYKTSKPEDTKKYGFAAGKEIADGVVKVDRVIEKPGQDKVPSDLAIVSGFLFTPEIFDAIEAVEVEEGQELVYVDALNHLLKIQDVYTIEIKNGVYYDTGDKFGYLKALIDIGLEHPDFGDEVKKYLKEKIAE
- a CDS encoding NYN domain-containing protein encodes the protein MLKKNPNQRVGVFVDVQNMYYSAKNLYEGQRVNFSQILEKATAGRQMIRAFAYVIKASMPEEQTFFDALEKAGFEVKSKDVQIFPGGVKKGDWDVGIAIDMIRLAPRLDVLVLVSGDGDYINLVEYLQNQGYRVESMSFGKSTSGKLIEQIDEFTDMDENYQQYLFPMKSSKVRRSFRPKSDPGSTPILPEL
- the tsaD gene encoding tRNA (adenosine(37)-N6)-threonylcarbamoyltransferase complex transferase subunit TsaD produces the protein MKILGIETSCDETALAVVEDGQRILSNVISSSLPLHTETGGIIPERAAREQTKAIIPTLQAALDEASLKLEQLDAVAVTAGPGLIGSLLVGVETAKTLAYLSSLPLVPINHLIGHVYANWLEREVEPTFPNLALIVSGGHTEIFLMYGHGKFERLGGTRDDAAGEAFDKGARLLGLPYPGGPSIQKKADLTKTALYKLPRPMLGSLDFDFSFSGLKTALATLIEKENIRAKDIPALAASFQEAIVDTLVTKTLKATEKYRVKTILLSGGVAANQRLRNKFQESFDGEIIVSRPDLSVDNGAMIAAAAFYNFKKTGWDTVQTDPGLLL
- a CDS encoding AAA family ATPase; the protein is MSVLGNIDKLAADNIRLLKLPDKKISPSVAILFVGIPGSGKSTLATKLSEDFPLALISDEQMAHFLFTTKSTLLEHSQKESLELASKTIEKLVQQGYSCVYDSNVKNRTDREVIRDLVAGSGGKFLLINLQVEEELAFERVSKANFAVSRGEKKGFILDKDLFQYEVSSTQMPLPEEQALVFDSSGQNYELLKEQVEGKLKQ
- a CDS encoding class I tRNA ligase family protein, with protein sequence MEKVYEHQEVEKRWYDFWEKKGYFQPRESKKHFSIILPPPNANGRLHIGHAMYVIEDIMVRYHRLLGDSTLWLPGADHAGILTQVVYERELEKSGKTRQDLGREEFFKQTYAFSQENKKQMYEQLRAMGFSLDWSREKFTLDPEITKVVYQTFKALYDDGLIYRGTRMINWCPRCATVLSDLEVVHQEKESNLWFIRYPIKNSKEFVTVATTRPETMLGDTAVAVHPQDKRYKDLVGKTAILPLMNREILIIADSYVNSEFGTGAVKITPAHDPNDYEIGQKHNLSQIQVVGLDDKMTDLSGSYTGLDKYAARKQVVADLEKLSLIEKTDRLKNNVGVCERCATVVEPQVSLQWFVAVNKTGKSGKNLAKDALAAVKSKKIKIIPARFEKIYYNWMENIHDWCISRQLWWGHQIPVWYCGEPNQKRMGFAESIVSQVLESKTKTYRLRDHSFQVGDKVVFENSGTKRVFGHGRINEVTRTTVGELPLADKAHGAVYQNVDELIAAFKKHNPDKEVTSETAAFIYGYEFIPAEKLAKICGELIVSSEKPKQCPVCGNEKLTQDPDTLDTWFSSGQWPFTTLGYGQKDDSDFKNFYPTSVMETGYDILFFWVARMIMLGLYVTEDVPFQTVYLHGLVRDERGQKMSKSKNNAIDPLTVAEQYGADAVRMALVFGTGPGNDANLGEAKIKGMRNFTNKLWNIARYIIDMAPEKTAERVEETEDDKWILAELDKTKTSVTKALDDYRFSQAAEELYDFVWRRLADRYIESTKSRRSEAQAVLEKVLEDSLRLLHPFMPFITEEIWQRLPNKKGTSIMVSEWPV